From Desulfatiglans anilini DSM 4660, one genomic window encodes:
- a CDS encoding ABC transporter permease — translation MISLAGRDIMHSWGKFVFTGMGLGLLIGITLSMAGIYRGMVDDAKVLLDNSGADLWVVQKDTLGPYAESSSLYDDIWRGIRGMPGVERAANITYLTMQVGKQDGDVRAMVTGVTPGEPGTPGWPPYLVAGRQITRSHYEAVADIASGFKLGDRIQIRRNHYTIVGLTRRMVSSNGDPMVFIPLKDAQEAQFLKDNDAIREQRRRTAENPAFNRPGVPGLLDAVIASQSTNPYVNAVLVRVEPGHAPEEVAESIRRWKRLTVYTRSQMEEILVGKLIATSARQIFMFLVILSIVSSAIVAFIIYTLTLGKIREIAVLKLIGTKNRTIVGLIMQQSIALGLIGFVVGKISATLLMAPIFPKYVLLQPLDSVMGFIAVVMICVLSSIIAIRAALRVDPAEAIGG, via the coding sequence ATGATCAGCTTGGCAGGACGCGACATCATGCACTCCTGGGGTAAGTTCGTCTTCACCGGTATGGGTCTTGGGCTACTCATCGGCATCACACTGTCTATGGCAGGGATTTATCGTGGCATGGTGGATGATGCCAAAGTGTTGCTCGACAATAGCGGTGCTGATCTCTGGGTGGTACAGAAGGACACTCTTGGTCCCTACGCTGAGTCATCAAGTCTCTACGATGATATCTGGCGCGGGATTCGAGGCATGCCGGGGGTGGAGCGGGCGGCAAACATCACTTATCTCACCATGCAGGTGGGAAAACAAGATGGTGACGTACGTGCCATGGTTACTGGCGTCACTCCTGGAGAACCTGGGACACCCGGGTGGCCGCCATATCTAGTCGCGGGTCGCCAGATTACTCGGAGTCATTACGAGGCCGTCGCCGACATAGCTTCCGGATTTAAACTTGGCGACCGAATCCAGATCCGCCGCAATCACTACACCATAGTCGGCCTGACCAGAAGGATGGTCTCTTCCAATGGCGACCCGATGGTGTTCATTCCTCTTAAAGACGCCCAGGAAGCACAGTTTCTCAAGGATAATGACGCCATCCGAGAGCAGCGTCGACGCACGGCCGAGAACCCTGCTTTCAACAGACCCGGAGTGCCAGGCCTGCTCGATGCGGTTATTGCCTCGCAAAGCACCAACCCCTACGTCAATGCGGTTTTGGTGCGGGTTGAACCGGGCCATGCCCCGGAAGAAGTCGCTGAGTCGATCCGCCGCTGGAAGCGCTTAACCGTCTATACCCGCAGCCAGATGGAGGAGATTTTGGTTGGTAAGCTGATCGCTACCTCCGCCAGACAGATCTTCATGTTTCTGGTGATCCTTTCGATTGTCAGCTCCGCCATTGTGGCCTTCATCATCTACACCCTGACACTCGGGAAAATTCGTGAGATTGCTGTCTTGAAACTGATCGGCACTAAAAATCGCACCATTGTCGGTTTGATCATGCAACAGTCCATCGCTTTAGGTTTGATCGGCTTTGTGGTGGGTAAGATTTCGGCAACGTTATTGATGGCGCCAATCTTTCCCAAATATGTGCTGCTGCAACCACTCGACTCCGTTATGGGTTTTATCGCCGTGGTTATGATCTGCGTACTGTCGAGCATTATCGCCATTCGTGCCGCGCTCAGAGTCGATCCGGCCGAAGCCATAGGGGGCTGA
- a CDS encoding efflux RND transporter periplasmic adaptor subunit encodes MKKLPFQKRTLALIAVLFPLLVLFVYVALRSGPLAPVSVVLATVENKSISPKLFGIGTIEARYTYKIGPTFAGRVKRLDVHVGERVKAGQVLGEMDPVDLDERIRAQDATLKRANAQLNEAQARKDYAQTQALRYEQLLKARSTSEEVVATKQQDLLVAKAGLTAAREELSRVRAEREALEAQRSNLSLVAPVDGLVVSRDADPGTTVVAGQAVVELIDPSTLWVNVRFDQIRARGLAAGLSAQITLRSQAGELQAGRVLRVEPLADAVTEETLAKVVFDQIPDPLPPIGELAEITITLPTLAATPVVPNAAIHHKDSRLGVWQVTNGDLRFTAVSLGIADLEGRVQIREGLKVGDQVVAYSENALNEHSRIHVVDHIPGVTQ; translated from the coding sequence ATGAAAAAATTGCCCTTCCAAAAACGTACCTTGGCGCTGATAGCTGTGCTTTTTCCTCTGCTTGTGCTTTTTGTCTATGTGGCCTTGCGTTCGGGGCCGCTTGCTCCGGTATCAGTTGTATTAGCCACCGTCGAGAACAAGAGCATCTCACCGAAACTATTCGGCATCGGAACCATTGAGGCTCGTTACACCTACAAAATTGGCCCAACGTTTGCGGGGCGAGTCAAACGCTTGGACGTACACGTAGGTGAGCGTGTCAAGGCCGGGCAAGTGCTTGGCGAAATGGACCCGGTCGACCTTGATGAACGTATCAGGGCTCAAGATGCCACGCTGAAACGTGCAAACGCTCAGTTAAACGAAGCGCAGGCGCGTAAGGATTATGCGCAGACACAGGCTTTACGTTACGAGCAGTTACTTAAAGCGCGGTCCACCAGTGAGGAAGTGGTAGCCACTAAACAACAAGACCTCTTGGTTGCGAAAGCAGGGCTGACTGCGGCGCGAGAGGAACTATCTCGTGTACGTGCAGAACGAGAGGCATTAGAGGCGCAGCGCAGCAATTTGTCTCTGGTTGCGCCAGTTGACGGCTTGGTCGTTTCGCGTGATGCCGACCCGGGAACCACCGTGGTTGCAGGTCAGGCTGTCGTAGAGCTGATCGACCCGAGCACACTGTGGGTCAATGTCCGCTTCGATCAAATTCGTGCGCGAGGTCTCGCCGCAGGCTTATCAGCCCAGATCACATTACGTTCTCAGGCAGGTGAGCTGCAGGCTGGACGTGTACTGAGAGTCGAACCCCTGGCAGACGCGGTAACGGAAGAAACACTGGCCAAGGTTGTCTTCGATCAAATTCCTGATCCGCTGCCACCTATCGGCGAACTGGCCGAAATCACTATTACCTTACCGACACTTGCGGCAACACCGGTTGTCCCAAATGCCGCTATCCATCATAAGGATAGCAGACTGGGCGTGTGGCAGGTCACTAATGGCGATCTTCGCTTTACAGCAGTTTCACTGGGGATTGCCGATTTGGAGGGTCGTGTTCAAATACGAGAAGGGCTCAAGGTTGGTGACCAAGTAGTGGCCTACAGCGAAAACGCCCTGAATGAGCATAGCCGGATTCACGTCGTTGACCATATTCCGGGGGTGACGCAATGA
- a CDS encoding TetR/AcrR family transcriptional regulator, whose amino-acid sequence MNSSNKHLPAEERRAVTVEAVVELAGEQNPSEITTAAIAKRMGLTQGALFRHFPNKDAILQAVMEWVAERLMSRIEKAVHAEPSPLAALESMFMAHVDFITEHPGIPRMLFGELQRSEETAPKRMAQTLIRRYGERLNRLFEQGKACGELDGKLDNEAAATLFIGTIQGLVMQSLIAGDVSHMRRNAPKVFAIYQQGIRSAS is encoded by the coding sequence ATGAACTCATCAAACAAACATCTTCCGGCTGAGGAACGACGGGCAGTGACGGTAGAGGCGGTGGTCGAGTTGGCTGGTGAACAGAACCCGAGCGAGATTACCACGGCTGCCATAGCCAAACGCATGGGACTGACCCAGGGCGCTCTTTTTCGTCATTTCCCAAACAAGGATGCCATCTTACAAGCTGTTATGGAATGGGTGGCCGAACGATTAATGTCCCGCATTGAAAAAGCAGTTCATGCAGAGCCCTCTCCTCTTGCCGCACTCGAAAGCATGTTTATGGCGCATGTGGACTTTATAACAGAGCACCCCGGTATTCCCCGTATGTTGTTTGGTGAATTGCAACGATCTGAGGAAACCGCGCCCAAGCGGATGGCGCAAACGCTCATCCGCCGTTATGGGGAGCGCCTCAATCGTTTGTTTGAACAAGGAAAGGCCTGCGGTGAGCTTGATGGGAAACTTGATAACGAGGCTGCGGCCACGCTCTTCATCGGCACTATTCAAGGATTGGTCATGCAATCGTTGATAGCTGGAGATGTCAGCCATATGCGTCGCAATGCACCGAAAGTTTTTGCCATCTATCAACAGGGCATCAGGAGTGCATCATGA
- a CDS encoding phage tail sheath C-terminal domain-containing protein, with the protein MPTYLSPGIYTRETDFSFYVKQISTSSAAMVGVAEKGPINKPVLVTSWEQFINRFGSYINESYLAYAARAFFDNGGSVLYVTRIAHLTDPTDRDTLTALKSSIVLQNREATPADALRIEAVNEGVWGDRLSVSIEDGSLDPANHFNLVVRHKGDVVEVFKDLSMDETLPNHVELAINDRSDFILVQDLAAATGTPGDRPALGVFTLSGGDNGLTDLADADFIGDPSQHTGLYGFDEIDALNLLMVPGVTTVPVINAGIAYAEGRKDLLFIADTPMHLEPLEAVDFRKGQGMYSHAAFNSSYAALYYPWLEISDPVNSRKKLVPPCGAVAGCIARSDQKTNVWNAPAGIDRGRIFNTLSLAYKTSRGERDVLYPEGVNVIAVFPDTGINIWGQKTLQSQPSAVDRINVRRLMMFMEEAISESSRFVVFEPNHPQTWRALGRLINPFLQDIKDKGGLYDFAFQCDEETNTPAVIDRNEMVARVFVKPTKTAEFIELNFILTSTGADFKEII; encoded by the coding sequence ATGCCGACCTATCTATCGCCCGGGATTTACACCCGGGAAACGGACTTCAGTTTCTATGTGAAGCAGATCTCGACCTCGTCGGCCGCCATGGTCGGGGTGGCCGAAAAAGGCCCGATCAACAAGCCCGTGCTGGTGACGAGCTGGGAGCAGTTCATCAACCGTTTCGGCTCCTACATCAACGAGAGCTATCTGGCCTACGCCGCCCGGGCGTTTTTCGACAACGGCGGCTCGGTCCTCTATGTCACCCGCATCGCCCATCTCACCGATCCCACCGACCGGGACACTCTGACGGCGCTCAAGTCTTCCATCGTGCTGCAGAACCGGGAGGCGACGCCCGCCGACGCCCTGCGGATCGAGGCCGTGAACGAAGGCGTCTGGGGCGACCGACTCTCAGTCTCCATCGAGGACGGCTCCCTTGACCCGGCCAACCATTTCAACCTGGTGGTCCGGCACAAAGGCGATGTGGTCGAGGTGTTCAAGGATCTGAGCATGGACGAGACGCTGCCGAACCATGTGGAGCTGGCGATCAACGACCGCTCGGATTTCATCCTGGTCCAGGATCTGGCCGCAGCAACGGGGACTCCCGGCGACCGTCCGGCATTGGGCGTGTTCACGCTCAGCGGCGGCGACAACGGGCTGACCGATCTGGCCGATGCCGATTTCATCGGCGATCCCTCGCAGCATACCGGCCTCTATGGCTTTGACGAGATCGACGCCCTGAACCTGCTGATGGTTCCCGGCGTCACCACGGTGCCGGTGATCAACGCCGGAATCGCCTATGCCGAGGGGCGCAAGGATCTGCTGTTCATCGCCGACACGCCCATGCATCTGGAGCCGCTCGAAGCGGTCGACTTCCGCAAGGGACAAGGGATGTACAGCCACGCGGCATTCAACTCCTCCTACGCGGCGCTCTACTACCCCTGGCTGGAGATCAGCGATCCGGTCAACTCGCGCAAGAAGCTGGTGCCGCCCTGCGGCGCGGTGGCGGGCTGCATCGCCCGCAGCGACCAGAAGACCAACGTCTGGAACGCGCCCGCCGGTATCGACCGTGGCCGCATCTTCAACACGCTCTCCCTAGCCTACAAGACCAGCCGTGGCGAGCGCGATGTGCTCTATCCGGAAGGGGTCAACGTCATCGCCGTGTTCCCCGACACCGGCATCAACATCTGGGGCCAGAAGACGCTGCAGAGCCAGCCCTCGGCCGTGGACCGTATCAACGTCCGCCGCCTGATGATGTTCATGGAGGAAGCTATCTCGGAATCCTCCCGCTTCGTGGTGTTCGAGCCGAACCATCCCCAGACCTGGCGTGCCCTCGGCCGCCTGATCAACCCCTTCCTGCAGGACATCAAGGACAAGGGCGGCCTCTACGACTTCGCTTTCCAGTGCGACGAGGAGACCAACACCCCGGCGGTCATCGACCGCAACGAAATGGTGGCCCGCGTGTTCGTCAAGCCGACCAAGACGGCGGAGTTCATCGAGCTGAACTTCATCCTGACCAGCACCGGCGCGGACTTCAAAGAAATCATCTAA
- a CDS encoding phage tail protein, whose protein sequence is MPKSLYQNWQFAIEVNGFDVALFHKGQEPKTEFEEVAFAPAGSMFDQKVAGRVKFEDITLEKGNLQDGSDEAAREWIKKQVDVNAVTGGLPADYMRDIDVVRYDRTGNETRRWTLHGAWVKALEYDELEGGNTENTIEKLTICFQYWT, encoded by the coding sequence ATGCCCAAGAGCCTTTACCAGAACTGGCAGTTCGCCATCGAGGTAAACGGCTTCGACGTGGCCCTGTTCCACAAGGGACAGGAGCCCAAAACCGAATTCGAGGAAGTGGCCTTTGCCCCGGCCGGGTCCATGTTCGACCAGAAGGTGGCGGGCCGGGTCAAGTTCGAGGACATCACCCTCGAGAAAGGCAACCTGCAGGACGGCTCCGACGAGGCGGCCCGCGAATGGATCAAGAAACAGGTGGACGTGAATGCCGTCACCGGAGGTCTTCCGGCCGACTACATGCGCGACATCGACGTTGTCCGCTACGACCGCACCGGCAACGAGACCCGTCGCTGGACTCTGCATGGGGCCTGGGTGAAGGCGCTCGAATACGACGAGCTCGAGGGCGGCAACACCGAGAACACCATCGAGAAACTCACCATCTGCTTCCAATACTGGACCTAA
- a CDS encoding phage tail tape measure protein, whose amino-acid sequence MNSDLGLGIVVSMKDAFSQNAQRIRGSMMDLDSTVADASERMTRNLDRIQQGTMMLGAGLALMAVPAALVASTAATQKALGELASLGVQDLRAIEDAAESFTNQWSGADKAAFITATYDVKSALSNLSDEAVGVFTSMAAMTAKATKATTQEMVGTFTTAYGIFKPIMADMNDMEWATAFSGAMAQTVASFKTNGTQMADAIKNIGAVAAASNIPLNEQLAVLGQLQTTMPGSEAGTLYKAFIMKAAEAGDELGLSFTDTSGRLKGVVPILQEIKRQFPDLSNAAAQVKLKKAFGSDEAVKFLLQMSAGMESLEGNIQSVGRAMKTGTAVTEQMADAMNQDIGARFLLLRQQVANLSEILGRTLLPVVTPVINGVSRFILFLQRMAKSMPGVTRVVLGLSMALGTILVVAGAVTAAVGMVGLMLPAIKAGFVAISAALAGVGSAVATYFLPVTAIIAGVILSVYLLKRAWETNFGGIQEIITGAWNKVTLVFQGIRELVGSLSGGVGQMSAELAQKLESAGLLGFVVTVFKAY is encoded by the coding sequence ATGAACAGCGATCTCGGACTGGGCATAGTGGTATCGATGAAGGATGCGTTCTCGCAGAACGCGCAGCGCATCCGTGGCTCCATGATGGACCTCGATTCCACCGTGGCGGACGCCAGTGAGCGGATGACCCGCAACCTGGACCGCATCCAGCAAGGCACCATGATGCTGGGGGCGGGACTGGCCCTGATGGCAGTACCCGCCGCCCTGGTCGCCTCCACCGCTGCGACCCAGAAAGCCCTGGGAGAGCTAGCGTCCCTCGGCGTGCAGGACCTCCGGGCCATCGAGGACGCCGCAGAATCCTTCACCAACCAATGGTCCGGTGCCGACAAGGCCGCCTTCATCACCGCCACCTACGACGTGAAATCGGCCCTGTCCAACCTCAGCGACGAGGCCGTGGGCGTCTTCACCTCCATGGCCGCCATGACCGCCAAGGCGACCAAGGCCACCACCCAGGAAATGGTCGGCACCTTCACCACGGCCTACGGGATCTTCAAGCCCATCATGGCCGACATGAACGACATGGAATGGGCGACCGCCTTTTCCGGAGCCATGGCACAGACCGTGGCCTCGTTCAAAACCAACGGCACCCAGATGGCCGACGCCATCAAGAACATCGGCGCGGTAGCGGCCGCGAGCAACATTCCGCTGAACGAGCAGCTCGCCGTGCTCGGCCAGCTCCAGACCACCATGCCCGGGTCCGAGGCAGGCACGCTGTACAAGGCGTTCATCATGAAGGCAGCCGAGGCCGGTGACGAGCTTGGCCTGTCCTTCACCGACACCAGCGGCCGTCTCAAGGGCGTGGTTCCCATCCTGCAGGAGATCAAACGCCAGTTCCCCGATCTCTCCAACGCCGCCGCCCAGGTGAAGCTGAAGAAGGCCTTCGGTTCCGACGAGGCGGTCAAGTTCCTGCTGCAGATGTCGGCGGGCATGGAGAGCCTCGAAGGCAATATCCAGTCGGTGGGCCGAGCCATGAAAACCGGCACGGCGGTCACCGAACAGATGGCCGACGCCATGAACCAGGACATCGGAGCCCGATTCCTGCTCCTGCGCCAGCAGGTGGCCAACCTCAGCGAAATCCTGGGACGCACTCTGCTGCCGGTGGTCACGCCGGTGATCAACGGAGTCTCCCGCTTCATTCTGTTCCTGCAGCGCATGGCCAAATCGATGCCGGGCGTGACCCGGGTGGTCCTGGGGTTGTCCATGGCCCTCGGCACCATTCTGGTCGTGGCCGGAGCCGTCACCGCCGCCGTAGGCATGGTGGGACTCATGCTGCCCGCCATCAAGGCCGGGTTCGTGGCCATCAGCGCCGCGCTGGCCGGGGTGGGTTCGGCGGTCGCGACCTATTTTCTGCCTGTTACCGCGATCATCGCGGGCGTGATCCTCTCGGTGTATCTGCTCAAACGCGCCTGGGAAACCAACTTCGGCGGCATTCAGGAGATCATCACCGGGGCCTGGAACAAGGTCACGCTGGTCTTCCAGGGGATCAGAGAGCTGGTTGGATCGCTCAGCGGCGGCGTCGGGCAGATGTCGGCCGAACTGGCCCAGAAGCTCGAATCCGCCGGACTGCTGGGTTTCGTGGTCACCGTCTTCAAAGCCTATTAG
- a CDS encoding DUF7768 domain-containing protein — MKRIFVCSPFAGDIARNVKVAEALCRRVMRNGHAPFAPHLLYPTFTDDSVPEQRETGIACGLAYMECCDEVWAFTGNGISSGMRRELDRAGQLGKPILEIAEV; from the coding sequence ATGAAACGCATCTTTGTCTGCAGCCCGTTCGCGGGTGACATAGCCCGAAACGTCAAGGTAGCCGAGGCGCTTTGCCGACGGGTCATGAGAAACGGTCACGCGCCGTTCGCGCCGCACCTGTTGTATCCAACCTTTACCGATGACAGCGTTCCCGAGCAGCGGGAGACGGGCATCGCCTGCGGTCTGGCCTACATGGAATGTTGCGACGAGGTGTGGGCGTTCACCGGCAACGGTATTTCCAGCGGCATGCGGCGGGAACTCGACCGGGCCGGACAACTGGGCAAGCCGATCCTCGAGATCGCCGAGGTGTAA
- a CDS encoding LysM peptidoglycan-binding domain-containing protein has protein sequence MIGRDSRYARCLLYRDSDGTSLGMRQRIDTTPRYDDRLHTVVEGDRLDLLAHRYMGDARLWWIICDYNDLFFPLALEPGLALRIPSREHVQMRLLD, from the coding sequence ATGATCGGCCGTGATTCCCGCTACGCCCGCTGCCTTCTCTACCGGGACAGTGATGGCACCTCCCTCGGCATGCGCCAGCGCATCGACACTACTCCGAGATATGACGACCGCCTGCACACCGTAGTCGAGGGCGACCGTCTGGATCTGCTCGCGCACCGCTATATGGGTGACGCCCGGCTCTGGTGGATCATCTGCGACTACAACGACCTCTTTTTCCCGTTGGCGCTCGAGCCAGGTTTGGCGCTGCGCATTCCCTCCCGCGAACACGTCCAGATGCGCCTGCTCGACTGA
- a CDS encoding phage late control D family protein — protein sequence MDLDTFKPTFLIQIEGQDLSKDITQEITSFVFTDNEEELDVLELSVTDRNLQFVDDPLFQEGNEIVARFGYVGNLSPRKKAVIKDIDYDFPENGDPTIRIKAYDKGFKLAGKENQKVWQKPAPGILYSEIAEQIAAANGLTPVVTATKGTHLRVTQSNISDAQFLKELAEKARDRDGDGVSGYVFYIQDDELHFHPRELDQTPLLTLEFFTDTKGLLRSFRPSTQSQGAKGAGVETKTVGVDPRKKDVVEHKANNATTPERTALGKQTYLVDGNTGEGSFKEQETGQIVPSFDRSEGFHEEPRQEPAQDSAEGKFREAELRQVEADAATIGIPQLRAKKNVEIKGVGRKFSGIYYCHSVRHSISGAGYLCELKLKKNALGKGAGDKSAESQGKPNDKEAPPTPQNEPPAMVTIDADSGAVTQGGGNG from the coding sequence ATGGATCTGGATACCTTCAAGCCGACATTTCTGATTCAGATCGAGGGACAAGACCTCTCGAAGGACATTACCCAGGAGATCACCTCGTTCGTCTTCACCGACAACGAGGAGGAGTTGGATGTCCTCGAACTGTCGGTAACCGACCGCAACCTGCAGTTCGTCGACGATCCGCTGTTCCAGGAAGGCAACGAGATCGTGGCCCGCTTCGGCTACGTGGGGAACCTCTCTCCGCGCAAGAAGGCGGTCATCAAGGACATCGATTACGACTTCCCGGAAAACGGCGATCCGACCATCCGCATCAAGGCCTACGACAAGGGCTTCAAACTCGCGGGCAAGGAGAACCAGAAGGTCTGGCAGAAACCCGCTCCCGGCATTCTCTATTCGGAAATCGCCGAACAGATCGCCGCCGCCAACGGCCTCACCCCGGTGGTCACGGCCACCAAGGGGACCCATCTCCGCGTCACCCAGAGCAACATCTCGGACGCCCAGTTCCTCAAGGAGCTGGCGGAAAAGGCCCGCGACCGCGATGGCGACGGTGTGAGCGGCTATGTCTTCTACATCCAGGACGACGAACTCCATTTCCATCCCCGCGAGCTCGATCAGACGCCGCTTCTGACCCTCGAATTTTTCACCGACACCAAGGGCCTGCTGCGCTCGTTCCGCCCTAGCACCCAATCCCAGGGAGCCAAGGGCGCGGGTGTCGAGACCAAGACGGTCGGCGTCGACCCGCGCAAGAAGGACGTGGTCGAGCACAAGGCCAACAACGCCACCACCCCCGAGCGGACGGCCCTGGGCAAGCAGACCTATCTGGTCGACGGCAACACCGGCGAAGGCAGCTTCAAGGAACAGGAGACGGGGCAGATCGTGCCCAGCTTCGACCGATCCGAAGGCTTTCACGAAGAGCCGCGCCAGGAGCCCGCCCAGGACAGCGCCGAAGGCAAGTTCCGCGAGGCCGAGCTGCGGCAGGTCGAGGCGGATGCGGCCACCATCGGCATTCCCCAGCTACGCGCCAAGAAGAACGTCGAGATCAAGGGCGTGGGCCGGAAGTTTTCCGGCATCTACTACTGCCACTCGGTGCGCCACAGCATCAGCGGCGCTGGCTATCTCTGTGAACTCAAACTCAAGAAGAACGCCCTCGGCAAGGGCGCGGGCGACAAGTCCGCCGAGTCCCAGGGCAAACCCAACGATAAGGAGGCCCCGCCCACGCCGCAAAACGAGCCGCCAGCCATGGTGACCATCGACGCGGACTCCGGCGCGGTCACACAAGGAGGCGGCAATGGGTGA
- a CDS encoding YcbK family protein produces MGDLSKNFNRSEFACKGTNCCGHSAAVHPDLVDALQTLRDRIGKPLSITSGFRCNRHNKAVGGAEQSFHTLGMAADVSCPAGVSPEELAVIAEEIQLFREGGIGVYASWVHVDVRQSGKARWRS; encoded by the coding sequence ATGGGTGATCTCAGTAAGAATTTCAACCGTTCGGAATTCGCCTGCAAGGGCACGAACTGCTGCGGCCATTCGGCTGCAGTCCATCCCGACCTGGTCGACGCCCTGCAGACGCTGCGCGACCGCATCGGCAAACCGCTGTCCATCACCAGCGGCTTCCGCTGCAACCGGCACAACAAGGCGGTGGGCGGCGCGGAGCAGAGTTTCCACACGCTGGGCATGGCGGCCGACGTGAGCTGTCCCGCAGGTGTTTCGCCCGAGGAACTGGCGGTCATCGCCGAGGAGATTCAACTCTTCCGCGAAGGCGGCATCGGCGTCTACGCCTCCTGGGTCCATGTCGATGTGCGCCAGTCGGGCAAGGCGAGGTGGCGGTCATGA
- a CDS encoding DUF1353 domain-containing protein, with protein sequence MSAETKTLFSGTALGLSGPLRVEILPNGMTARLTQPFRVRTGAGRIIEVPAGFETDFASVPRLFWRVVPPWGRYSPAAVVHDYLYHTGKVSRIAADRVFLELMAALGVPLWKRQVMYWAVRLGGWLAWDASRKREAEHA encoded by the coding sequence ATGAGCGCCGAAACCAAGACCCTGTTTTCCGGCACCGCGCTGGGTCTCTCCGGACCGCTCCGGGTGGAGATCCTGCCCAATGGAATGACCGCGAGGCTGACCCAGCCGTTCCGTGTCCGCACCGGCGCTGGCCGCATCATCGAAGTGCCCGCTGGGTTCGAGACCGACTTCGCCTCGGTGCCGCGCCTGTTCTGGCGCGTGGTGCCGCCCTGGGGCCGATATTCCCCGGCGGCCGTCGTTCACGACTACCTCTACCACACCGGCAAGGTCTCGCGGATTGCTGCCGACCGCGTCTTTCTCGAACTGATGGCTGCCCTGGGTGTGCCTCTGTGGAAAAGGCAGGTCATGTATTGGGCGGTTCGCCTGGGCGGCTGGCTGGCCTGGGACGCCAGTCGAAAACGGGAGGCGGAGCATGCTTGA
- a CDS encoding phage baseplate assembly protein V, producing MLETRDRQSEERYRNRWYGKYRAFVRDNNDPERLGRVRLEIPAVLGSGRENWSEWAAPCFPYGGNDDTGMFLIPEEGASVWAEFEGGVVQHPIWTGVWLAKSNPGEQPEESKRTCANAFCHDCEDKVEHQANRHDDLEHKKYHGHPPYYCPRLKVLLKTETGHTILADDRDGDELLRIIDRAGQILTMEGKVKPEMQSGNALRRGTKDAEKGDQLDIASQIVGSRARIQLTDLSRQQVILEAWQDKEKVHILSCDKGRSRWQKILIDTTKGREKVHIWGLNGTQEILVDSTAAAEQIRLTDKAGQVVRMNAAPGQESISATDKSGSLVFMDGVAGNIIIRSTNTVLINT from the coding sequence ATGCTTGAAACCCGCGACCGTCAATCCGAGGAGCGCTACCGCAACCGCTGGTACGGCAAGTACCGGGCCTTCGTGCGCGACAACAACGATCCCGAACGCCTTGGCCGGGTCCGCCTGGAAATCCCCGCCGTGCTCGGCAGCGGGCGGGAGAACTGGTCCGAATGGGCCGCGCCCTGTTTTCCCTACGGCGGCAACGACGACACCGGCATGTTCCTGATCCCAGAAGAAGGAGCCTCGGTCTGGGCCGAGTTCGAGGGCGGCGTCGTCCAGCATCCGATCTGGACCGGGGTCTGGCTGGCCAAGAGCAATCCCGGTGAGCAGCCCGAAGAATCCAAGCGCACCTGCGCGAACGCCTTCTGTCATGACTGCGAGGACAAGGTCGAGCATCAGGCCAACCGGCACGACGATCTCGAACACAAGAAGTACCACGGCCATCCGCCGTATTACTGCCCACGCCTGAAGGTCCTGCTCAAGACCGAAACCGGCCACACCATCCTGGCCGATGACCGCGACGGCGACGAACTGCTGCGGATCATCGACCGCGCCGGACAGATCCTCACCATGGAAGGGAAGGTGAAGCCGGAAATGCAGAGCGGCAACGCTCTGCGCCGAGGCACGAAGGACGCCGAGAAAGGCGACCAGCTCGACATCGCCTCGCAGATCGTCGGCTCCCGCGCCCGCATCCAGCTCACCGACCTCTCCCGCCAGCAGGTGATCCTCGAAGCCTGGCAGGACAAGGAGAAGGTCCACATCCTCTCGTGCGACAAGGGCCGCTCCCGCTGGCAGAAGATTCTCATCGATACCACCAAGGGTCGGGAGAAGGTTCACATCTGGGGACTCAACGGCACCCAGGAAATCCTCGTCGATTCCACCGCCGCCGCCGAACAGATCCGGCTCACCGACAAGGCCGGTCAGGTGGTGCGCATGAACGCCGCGCCCGGCCAGGAGAGCATCAGCGCCACCGACAAGTCCGGCAGCCTCGTGTTTATGGATGGGGTGGCTGGAAACATCATCATTCGCTCGACGAACACCGTCTTGATCAACACCTGA